One genomic window of Euwallacea fornicatus isolate EFF26 chromosome 7, ASM4011564v1, whole genome shotgun sequence includes the following:
- the Pdk1 gene encoding 3-phosphoinositide-dependent protein kinase 1 isoform X1, whose protein sequence is MTPPQEQEIRKKTPSDFIFGKVIGEGSFSTVYLAKDVQTNKEFAIKVLEKLHIIREKKTEYVMREKEVLRILGNACPYIVHLYSTFQDAERLYFVLTYAKNSELLKHINMHNKFNFECTRYYTAELILALEYLHLKNIVHRDLKPENILLDHNFHILITDFGSAKIQQKVIIDQTNDEVNEDDENRQRRRNSFVGTAQFVSPEMLQECKSSPASDLWALGCIIFQMASGFMPFTGGSEYLVFQKVIKLEYNFPDGFDERVKDFVEKLLVIEPGRRLGISDVVPYTSLREHEMFDGLNWNDLGPPPSLSDSNLDSKLSGSDSSISVNLEPGLDSRKVSRLVFKDMLPDATGITAVRKRSEGRKLTEIPLEEIESRLRSQESNPFNQFVEGNLILKQGLIDKRKGLFPRRRMFLLTLGPHLYYVDPTTMTYKGEIPWSRELKTEAKNFKTFFIHTPNRKYYLEDPEGYALEWCKAVDQVKQHYFPEDVATQEELSRQ, encoded by the exons ATGACTCCTCCTCAAGAACAAGAAATTCGCAAGAAGACACCGTCCGACTTCATATTTGGTAAGGTGATTGGTGAGGGCAGTTTTAGCACTGTATACCTTGCCAAAGATGTGCAGACAAACAAAGAATTTGCAA ttaaagTTTTGGAGAAACTTCACATAATCAGGGAGAAAAAGACCGAATATGTCATGAGAGAGAAAGAAGTTTTACGTATCCTTGGCAACGCTTGTCCTTACATTGTGCACCTATACAGCACTTTCCAGGACGCAGAAAGACTGTATTTTGTTCTTACTTATGCAAAAAATAGTGAATTATTAAAGCATATTAACATGCATAACAAATTCAACTTTGAGTGCACTAG GTATTATACAGCTGAGCTGATTCTCGCTCTAGAATACCTTCATTTGAAGAATATAGTTCATCGCGACTTGAAACCTGAAAATATCCTTTTAGAtcataattttcatattctgATAACGGATTTCGGCAGCGCCAAGATTCAACAAAAGGTCATAATCGATCAAACAAATG ATGAAGTCAATGAGGACGATGAAAATCGTCAAAGGCGACGCAACAGCTTTGTTGGCACTGCCCAATTTGTCAGCCCTGAAATGTTGCAGGAATGCAAGTCATCTCCTGCCTCTGATTTATGGGCACTGGGCtgtataatatttcaaatggcTTCTGGTTTTATGCCCTTTACGGGTGGTAGCGAATACCTGGTGTTTCAGAAAGTGATTAAATTGGAATACAATTTTCCCGATGGTTTTGACGAGAGAGTAAAAGACTTTGTAGAAAAATTGCTAGTTATTGAGCCCGGCAGACGATTGGGTATCTCGGATGTAGTGCCATATACTAGTTTGCGGGAACACGAAATGTTCGACGGTCTAAATTGGAATGATTTAGGTCCTCCTCCGTCGCTATCTGATTCCAATCTCGATTCAAAACTTAGCGGTAGCGATAGCAGCATTTCAGTGAATTTAGAACCAGGATTAGATAGTCGGAAGGTCTCTAG gtTAGTTTTCAAAGACATGCTCCCAGATGCGACGGGAATTACTGCGGTCCGTAAGAGATCGGAGGGTCGTAAATTAACCGAAATACCACTGGAAGAGATCGAGTCAAGGCTGCGCTCTCAGGAGAGCAATCCGTTTAATCAATTCGTTGAGGGCAATTTAATACTCAAACAGG GTTTAATAGACAAACGTAAAGGACTTTTTCCGCGTAGGCGAATGTTCCTGCTGACTTTAGGACCCCATCTCTATTACGTGGATCCCACCACCATGACCTACAAGGGAGAGATACCTTGGAGCAGAGAGTTGAAGACGGAAGCTAAGAATTTTAAGACTTTCTTTATACACACG CCAAACCGAAAGTACTATCTAGAGGATCCTGAGGGGTATGCGCTTGAGTGGTGTAAGGCTGTGGATCAAGTTAAACAGCATTATTTTCCTGAAGACGTTGCTACACAAGAAGAACTTTCTAGGCAATAG
- the Pdk1 gene encoding 3-phosphoinositide-dependent protein kinase 1 isoform X2: MVEKMDMEWWAKFKVLEKLHIIREKKTEYVMREKEVLRILGNACPYIVHLYSTFQDAERLYFVLTYAKNSELLKHINMHNKFNFECTRYYTAELILALEYLHLKNIVHRDLKPENILLDHNFHILITDFGSAKIQQKVIIDQTNDEVNEDDENRQRRRNSFVGTAQFVSPEMLQECKSSPASDLWALGCIIFQMASGFMPFTGGSEYLVFQKVIKLEYNFPDGFDERVKDFVEKLLVIEPGRRLGISDVVPYTSLREHEMFDGLNWNDLGPPPSLSDSNLDSKLSGSDSSISVNLEPGLDSRKVSRLVFKDMLPDATGITAVRKRSEGRKLTEIPLEEIESRLRSQESNPFNQFVEGNLILKQGLIDKRKGLFPRRRMFLLTLGPHLYYVDPTTMTYKGEIPWSRELKTEAKNFKTFFIHTPNRKYYLEDPEGYALEWCKAVDQVKQHYFPEDVATQEELSRQ; this comes from the exons ATGGTGGAAAAAATGGATATGGAATGGTGGGCAAAAT ttaaagTTTTGGAGAAACTTCACATAATCAGGGAGAAAAAGACCGAATATGTCATGAGAGAGAAAGAAGTTTTACGTATCCTTGGCAACGCTTGTCCTTACATTGTGCACCTATACAGCACTTTCCAGGACGCAGAAAGACTGTATTTTGTTCTTACTTATGCAAAAAATAGTGAATTATTAAAGCATATTAACATGCATAACAAATTCAACTTTGAGTGCACTAG GTATTATACAGCTGAGCTGATTCTCGCTCTAGAATACCTTCATTTGAAGAATATAGTTCATCGCGACTTGAAACCTGAAAATATCCTTTTAGAtcataattttcatattctgATAACGGATTTCGGCAGCGCCAAGATTCAACAAAAGGTCATAATCGATCAAACAAATG ATGAAGTCAATGAGGACGATGAAAATCGTCAAAGGCGACGCAACAGCTTTGTTGGCACTGCCCAATTTGTCAGCCCTGAAATGTTGCAGGAATGCAAGTCATCTCCTGCCTCTGATTTATGGGCACTGGGCtgtataatatttcaaatggcTTCTGGTTTTATGCCCTTTACGGGTGGTAGCGAATACCTGGTGTTTCAGAAAGTGATTAAATTGGAATACAATTTTCCCGATGGTTTTGACGAGAGAGTAAAAGACTTTGTAGAAAAATTGCTAGTTATTGAGCCCGGCAGACGATTGGGTATCTCGGATGTAGTGCCATATACTAGTTTGCGGGAACACGAAATGTTCGACGGTCTAAATTGGAATGATTTAGGTCCTCCTCCGTCGCTATCTGATTCCAATCTCGATTCAAAACTTAGCGGTAGCGATAGCAGCATTTCAGTGAATTTAGAACCAGGATTAGATAGTCGGAAGGTCTCTAG gtTAGTTTTCAAAGACATGCTCCCAGATGCGACGGGAATTACTGCGGTCCGTAAGAGATCGGAGGGTCGTAAATTAACCGAAATACCACTGGAAGAGATCGAGTCAAGGCTGCGCTCTCAGGAGAGCAATCCGTTTAATCAATTCGTTGAGGGCAATTTAATACTCAAACAGG GTTTAATAGACAAACGTAAAGGACTTTTTCCGCGTAGGCGAATGTTCCTGCTGACTTTAGGACCCCATCTCTATTACGTGGATCCCACCACCATGACCTACAAGGGAGAGATACCTTGGAGCAGAGAGTTGAAGACGGAAGCTAAGAATTTTAAGACTTTCTTTATACACACG CCAAACCGAAAGTACTATCTAGAGGATCCTGAGGGGTATGCGCTTGAGTGGTGTAAGGCTGTGGATCAAGTTAAACAGCATTATTTTCCTGAAGACGTTGCTACACAAGAAGAACTTTCTAGGCAATAG
- the Pdk1 gene encoding 3-phosphoinositide-dependent protein kinase 1 isoform X3, which yields MREKEVLRILGNACPYIVHLYSTFQDAERLYFVLTYAKNSELLKHINMHNKFNFECTRYYTAELILALEYLHLKNIVHRDLKPENILLDHNFHILITDFGSAKIQQKVIIDQTNDEVNEDDENRQRRRNSFVGTAQFVSPEMLQECKSSPASDLWALGCIIFQMASGFMPFTGGSEYLVFQKVIKLEYNFPDGFDERVKDFVEKLLVIEPGRRLGISDVVPYTSLREHEMFDGLNWNDLGPPPSLSDSNLDSKLSGSDSSISVNLEPGLDSRKVSRLVFKDMLPDATGITAVRKRSEGRKLTEIPLEEIESRLRSQESNPFNQFVEGNLILKQGLIDKRKGLFPRRRMFLLTLGPHLYYVDPTTMTYKGEIPWSRELKTEAKNFKTFFIHTPNRKYYLEDPEGYALEWCKAVDQVKQHYFPEDVATQEELSRQ from the exons ATGAGAGAGAAAGAAGTTTTACGTATCCTTGGCAACGCTTGTCCTTACATTGTGCACCTATACAGCACTTTCCAGGACGCAGAAAGACTGTATTTTGTTCTTACTTATGCAAAAAATAGTGAATTATTAAAGCATATTAACATGCATAACAAATTCAACTTTGAGTGCACTAG GTATTATACAGCTGAGCTGATTCTCGCTCTAGAATACCTTCATTTGAAGAATATAGTTCATCGCGACTTGAAACCTGAAAATATCCTTTTAGAtcataattttcatattctgATAACGGATTTCGGCAGCGCCAAGATTCAACAAAAGGTCATAATCGATCAAACAAATG ATGAAGTCAATGAGGACGATGAAAATCGTCAAAGGCGACGCAACAGCTTTGTTGGCACTGCCCAATTTGTCAGCCCTGAAATGTTGCAGGAATGCAAGTCATCTCCTGCCTCTGATTTATGGGCACTGGGCtgtataatatttcaaatggcTTCTGGTTTTATGCCCTTTACGGGTGGTAGCGAATACCTGGTGTTTCAGAAAGTGATTAAATTGGAATACAATTTTCCCGATGGTTTTGACGAGAGAGTAAAAGACTTTGTAGAAAAATTGCTAGTTATTGAGCCCGGCAGACGATTGGGTATCTCGGATGTAGTGCCATATACTAGTTTGCGGGAACACGAAATGTTCGACGGTCTAAATTGGAATGATTTAGGTCCTCCTCCGTCGCTATCTGATTCCAATCTCGATTCAAAACTTAGCGGTAGCGATAGCAGCATTTCAGTGAATTTAGAACCAGGATTAGATAGTCGGAAGGTCTCTAG gtTAGTTTTCAAAGACATGCTCCCAGATGCGACGGGAATTACTGCGGTCCGTAAGAGATCGGAGGGTCGTAAATTAACCGAAATACCACTGGAAGAGATCGAGTCAAGGCTGCGCTCTCAGGAGAGCAATCCGTTTAATCAATTCGTTGAGGGCAATTTAATACTCAAACAGG GTTTAATAGACAAACGTAAAGGACTTTTTCCGCGTAGGCGAATGTTCCTGCTGACTTTAGGACCCCATCTCTATTACGTGGATCCCACCACCATGACCTACAAGGGAGAGATACCTTGGAGCAGAGAGTTGAAGACGGAAGCTAAGAATTTTAAGACTTTCTTTATACACACG CCAAACCGAAAGTACTATCTAGAGGATCCTGAGGGGTATGCGCTTGAGTGGTGTAAGGCTGTGGATCAAGTTAAACAGCATTATTTTCCTGAAGACGTTGCTACACAAGAAGAACTTTCTAGGCAATAG